Within the Nitrospira sp. genome, the region CAGCATGTCGAACTCGTCATTCGCCCCGCCCTCGAATTGGGCGCCATCGTGCTCTGCGATCGATTTCTGGACTCCACGTTGGCCTATCAAGGGTTCGGGCGCGGGATCGACCTCAAGCTACTCACGCGAATGAGCGAGACGGCCGCCGGCAGGGTCGCTCCCGATGTCACCTTTTGGTTCGATGTCCCGGTCGAGGTCGGACTCCGGCGGCGACACCATGGCCAACTCTCGATTAATCGGATCGATGCGGAATCGATGCAGTTCCACGAGCGTGTCCGGCGTGGGTTTCGAATCCTCGCGCGCCGGTATCCCAGACGTATTCGTGCCATCAACGCGGATCGATTGCCGGATCTCATCAGCACAGACGTGGAACGCCTCGTCGACGCGTATCTGGCCACTCGCGTGCTTCGAAAGTCTCATGACTAGCATGCGCCTGATCGGAACGAGGATCTAGAGAAATGCCTTTTGCCGACGTCGTCGGGCATGATCGGGCGAAGTCGCTGTTACAGCTGGCCACCCTCAACAACCGGATCGCCCATGCCTATCTGTTTCACGGTCCCGATCGTATCGGGAAGCGCTTGCTGGCCGTGCGATTCATCCAGGCCATGTGCTGCGAGGCGGCGCAGGGGCTCGAGCGTCGAGACGCCTGCGGATGCTGCCGTTCTTGCCGACACATTGAACAAGGCAGCCACCCGGATTTCTGCGTAGTTACTCCGGACACGAGCGGCGCCACCCCGCGGATCAAGATCGAGGAGATCCGGGAACTCGAAAGCCGGCTCATCTATCGGCCGCTCATTGCAGAACGCAAGTATTGCCTGATCGATGACGCCGAATCGCTGACGATTGAAGCCGCCAATGCCTTACTCAAGACGTTGGAGGAACCGCCTGGCTATGCACTCCTCATTCTCATCGCCAGTCGTCCGTATGCGTTGCCGGCGACGATTCGCTCGCGCTGCCAAAGTCTCCGATTTACCGCCCTGTCTCAAGCCCAATCGTGTGCAGCACTCATCGAAGCCCGCCGAATATCGGAGGCGGATGCCCAATTGCTGGCAGCCGTATCCGAGGGACGTTTCGGTGAAGCTCTGACGACGGATCTGACAGCCCTACGGGAACGACACGAGGCTCTGGCCGCGCTGACGGCACCCCGATCCCTGCGCTCCGTATCCGCAATTCTCGCAGCGGCGGAAGCCCTTGCAAAGAACGACGAACCGGCCGCGGATGCCCTGGATCGATTGGCCTCGTGGGTTCACGACCTCGTCTTCGTACAAATCGGCATGCCGCCCGAGCGCCTGGCACACCCGAATCATCTGTCGACTCTGCGTACGGTCGCAGCAACCGCTGACATCGATCTCCTGCTCGACGTCTTGTCGGACATCGAAACATTCCAACGAAACAGCACCCGCAATTTGAACCACCAACTCATGCTGGAACACATCCTGCTTCGACTACGCGACGCGACGAACACCGCTTCAGTGGCCCGGTAGCAATCAGGCTCTTCCTCCTGCTATCTTTCCACCACACGCTATGAGCGGTCGCTTCTACATCACCACACCCATCTATTACGTCAATGACGTCCCGCACATCGGCCATGCGTACACGACCGTGGCGGCCGACGTGCTGGCCCGCTACCGCAGGCTCCGCGGCGATGAGGTGTTCTTCCTGACCGGAGTCGACGAACACGGACAAAAAGTCCAGCAGGCCGCAGCAAAGGCCGGCATCGATCCGCAGACTTTCTGCGATCAAATCGTGCCCCGGTTTCAAACCCTGTGGCACCGCCTCAACGTTTCCAACGATCAATTCATCAGAACGACTGACTCCGCTCATAAGTCTGTCGTTCAACGATACCTTCAACAATTATTTGATAATGAGTTGATTTATAGCGATCAGTACACGGGATGGTATTGCACATTCGACGAGCGCTTTTGGACCGAAAAAGACGTCGAGGGAGGACTCTGCCCCGACTGCAGGCGGCCAGTCGAGCAACTGAGCGAGCGGAACTATTTCTTCAAGATGGGGGAATATCAGAAAGATCTGATTGAGCATATAGAATCGCATCCCGACTTCGTACGGCCGGAGTCGCGGCGCAACGAAGTGCTCGGATTCCTCAAAACGCAGAAATTGGGAGATCTCTCGATTTCGCGTCCCAAGTCGCGGCTCTCGTGGGGGATCGAACTCCCGTTCGATCAGGGCTATGTCACCTACGTCTGGTTCGACGCGCTGGTCAATTACGTCTCGGCATTGGAATACCTGGCCCCGCACGGCTCGTTCGACCGTTTCTGGCCTGCGGACATGCACCTGGTCGGCAAGGACATTCTGACCACTCATGCCGTGTACTGGTCGACCATCCTCATGGCGTTAAATCTCCCCCTGCCTCGCACGATCTTCGCACACGGGTGGTGGACCGTAGATGGCGAAAAGATGTCCAAGAGCCGCGGGAACGTCGTGGATCCCAATGCCATGGCCGATGAGTTCGGCGTGGATGCGTTTCGGTATTTCCTCCTGCGCGAAGTTCCTTTTGGGCAGGATGGTGACTTTTCGCGCGATGCGCTTATCGGCCGTATCAATAGCGACCTGGCGAATGGCCTCGGGAATCTGCTCAGCCGAACGCTGACGCTCATCGAGCGGTTTGCTGATGGAATGATTCCCACTCAGCCGGACCCACTCGATACGGAAGACGAGGCAGCTCTGACGGACACAGGCGGGGCTGTATCTAGACAAGGGGCTGCCGACATCGAACAATTGGACTTCAGTCGTGCATTGGGAGAGATATGGCAATTGGTCCGTGCGGCAGATCAATATCTTGAGATCCATGCCCCTTGGACCCTTGCGAAAGATCCGTCCAAGCGGAAGTTGCTCGAACGAGTCCTCTATAGAGCTGCTGACTCCTTACGCCTCCTTGCCATCGCTGTGTATCCGTTTATGCCTCACACGGCACAAGCCATCACACAACAGCTAGGACTGGACATTGATTTCTTAAAACCAATTGAGATTGAAAAGCGACGATGGTTCCTCTTGCCGAGCGGAACCCGAATCCGCAAGGGTGCGCCGTTGTTTCCACGCATTCTCAAAGCCGACCCAGCGGCACAAGCCGTAGCTGGCCAGGCATCAAAGGGCTCACCAACTAAAGGAGTCAAGACCGTGACCGACGCGACGTCAGCGCCAGCGCCGGGTGGATCGTCCACCACACCCGCGACACCGTCACCCAGCCCCGCTTCGACTCCCGCGTCAGCCCCGATCGCTTCACCGCCACAGATCACCATCGACGAATTCATGAAGATCCAGCTGAAGACGGCTACGGTGCTGACCGCCGAGCGAGTGCCCAAGTCTGAGAAGCTCATCAAGTTGCAAGTCAGTCTGGGTGCGGAACAGCGACAAATCGTGGCCGGAATCGGGAAGAAGTACGAGCCCGATGCCCTGGTCGGGAAGACCATCGTGATCGTGGCAAATCTGAAGCCCGCCAAGCTCATGGGGATCGAATCCCAGGGAATGGTTCTGGCGGCGGGCGACGCCGAGGTTCGCGGACTCATTACGATCGCGGAAGACGTTGACCCGGGAACCAAGGTGAAATGAGCACGCGGCGGTGTCATTCCGTCTTGTGCACCCAAGTGGTCCGTGTGTGTGTGTGCGCGGGCCTGCTGTTCGTATGCCGATTGAGCGTTGCGCAACTTCCTCCGAATCCGGATCAGCCCCTCAATGAAAAACTGGCCACACACGTGACGATTCGTGTGGTCGGGCATGGCTCCCTGGCCTTGGGGCGTGAGGTCGGCGGCGCCAAGGTCACCATCACGGATCTCGAGACTGGGCAATTGCTCGCGACCGGATTACAGCAGGGTGAGGCGGGCGACCAAAACCTGATCATGCGAACACCTCACGTCATGCGGGAGCCCGTCTACAGCTCCGCTCCCTCGGCTGCCTTCACGACCACGCTCTATTTGGACGCACCCACCCGCGTGGAAATTGCCGCTCAGGGCCCGATGGGATATCCGATTTCCGCACAGCGGGTCGCGCACACCACGTGGCTGATTCCGGGTCAGCACATGTCGGGCGACGGCGTCGTGCTGGAACTGTACGGGTATCTGGTTCGCATCGAGGCGCCGCCCGAAGGGGAGTCGCTCATTGCCAAGGAAGATGTGACGCTCCGAGCTTCGGTTCGGACGCTCGCGGGGACACCCGTGCAACCCCACGGCGACTGGGACGCACGCAGTGTGTCGATTTTCGGAGAAGTCATGATCGGCGGTCGGGTTATCGAGCGGCTTCAGATGTTTTTTTCTGGAGAGCGGAGCGTGTTCGAAGCCCCTTTCTTCGTTCCCACCGCGCATGACGCCCCGGACGGGATCACGTTGCGCGTCGTCGCCGCCAATGCGGCTGACGGAAACGTCGGTGTCGCCGAGGCGAACTATCCGGTCCTGACGGAACGGCTTCGCCCGAACAATCGATAGCGCGTCCTTTCCCGGGACGAAACGACCGTACACGGTCCGTGTACAGCTGACAGGATTCTCCATGGACCCAAAGGCCAGACAATTCTCGCTGTGGTACATCATCCTTGCATTTTGGATGCTGCTCCTCTTCCAGACGTTCGTCACCCCGATCCTCGGACCGCAAGAAGTGCCTTACAGCGAGTTCAAGAAAGCCGTGGCCGAGGACAAGGTTCTCGAAGTGTCGATCTCCACCAACAAGATTCACGGCCGGGCGAAAGAATCGACCTTCGAGCGGGAGACGGATCTGTTCGATACGGTTCGGGTCGAGGACCCCGATCTTCTTCGTGAGTTGGCCGAGCATCACGTGAAAGTCACCGGCGTGATCGAAAGCACCTTTCTGCGCGATCTCCTTTCGTGGGTCATTCCCGCATTCGTGTTCGTAGGGCTGTGGTGGGTGATCTTGCGCCGCCTTGGCCAGGGACAAGGC harbors:
- the tmk gene encoding thymidylate kinase, with translation MLETREPGGTRLAEKLRDCLLARLGEPVTPWTEALIVLAARSQHVELVIRPALELGAIVLCDRFLDSTLAYQGFGRGIDLKLLTRMSETAAGRVAPDVTFWFDVPVEVGLRRRHHGQLSINRIDAESMQFHERVRRGFRILARRYPRRIRAINADRLPDLISTDVERLVDAYLATRVLRKSHD
- a CDS encoding DNA polymerase III subunit delta'; the protein is MPFADVVGHDRAKSLLQLATLNNRIAHAYLFHGPDRIGKRLLAVRFIQAMCCEAAQGLERRDACGCCRSCRHIEQGSHPDFCVVTPDTSGATPRIKIEEIRELESRLIYRPLIAERKYCLIDDAESLTIEAANALLKTLEEPPGYALLILIASRPYALPATIRSRCQSLRFTALSQAQSCAALIEARRISEADAQLLAAVSEGRFGEALTTDLTALRERHEALAALTAPRSLRSVSAILAAAEALAKNDEPAADALDRLASWVHDLVFVQIGMPPERLAHPNHLSTLRTVAATADIDLLLDVLSDIETFQRNSTRNLNHQLMLEHILLRLRDATNTASVAR
- the metG gene encoding methionine--tRNA ligase produces the protein MSGRFYITTPIYYVNDVPHIGHAYTTVAADVLARYRRLRGDEVFFLTGVDEHGQKVQQAAAKAGIDPQTFCDQIVPRFQTLWHRLNVSNDQFIRTTDSAHKSVVQRYLQQLFDNELIYSDQYTGWYCTFDERFWTEKDVEGGLCPDCRRPVEQLSERNYFFKMGEYQKDLIEHIESHPDFVRPESRRNEVLGFLKTQKLGDLSISRPKSRLSWGIELPFDQGYVTYVWFDALVNYVSALEYLAPHGSFDRFWPADMHLVGKDILTTHAVYWSTILMALNLPLPRTIFAHGWWTVDGEKMSKSRGNVVDPNAMADEFGVDAFRYFLLREVPFGQDGDFSRDALIGRINSDLANGLGNLLSRTLTLIERFADGMIPTQPDPLDTEDEAALTDTGGAVSRQGAADIEQLDFSRALGEIWQLVRAADQYLEIHAPWTLAKDPSKRKLLERVLYRAADSLRLLAIAVYPFMPHTAQAITQQLGLDIDFLKPIEIEKRRWFLLPSGTRIRKGAPLFPRILKADPAAQAVAGQASKGSPTKGVKTVTDATSAPAPGGSSTTPATPSPSPASTPASAPIASPPQITIDEFMKIQLKTATVLTAERVPKSEKLIKLQVSLGAEQRQIVAGIGKKYEPDALVGKTIVIVANLKPAKLMGIESQGMVLAAGDAEVRGLITIAEDVDPGTKVK